The following proteins are co-located in the Microbulbifer sp. VAAF005 genome:
- a CDS encoding ABC transporter ATP-binding protein → MIRLEKLTKSFRTPHGRKVLFRDVSANFPEGKNIGILGRNGAGKTTLLRIMGGIDYPDYGRVVTDQRISWPMGLSGGFQGSMTGRENVAFICGIHGIWGATQRKLMDRVQDFAEIGNYFDAPVKSYSSGMRSRLAFGLSIGVDFDIYLVDEVMSVGDAHFKKKCEEVIAEKRKNSSFIIVAHAMGMLKKNCDVGIYLDSNGLRIFDTVDEAIDLYKGEKPVKKPQSESGAAKPAVSA, encoded by the coding sequence ATGATTAGACTAGAAAAACTAACCAAATCTTTTCGAACTCCCCATGGAAGAAAGGTTCTCTTTAGGGATGTAAGTGCAAATTTCCCTGAGGGAAAAAATATTGGCATCCTAGGGCGTAATGGAGCTGGGAAAACAACTTTACTGCGGATTATGGGTGGTATTGATTATCCAGATTATGGGCGGGTAGTCACGGATCAGAGAATTTCCTGGCCCATGGGATTATCTGGAGGATTTCAAGGAAGCATGACTGGCCGCGAAAATGTGGCCTTTATTTGCGGTATCCACGGTATCTGGGGAGCTACCCAGCGGAAGTTGATGGATAGGGTTCAGGATTTTGCCGAGATTGGCAATTACTTTGATGCACCCGTAAAGAGCTATTCATCTGGTATGCGTTCGCGTTTGGCCTTTGGTTTAAGTATCGGCGTAGATTTTGATATTTATTTAGTCGATGAAGTGATGTCTGTTGGTGATGCTCACTTTAAAAAGAAATGTGAAGAAGTTATTGCCGAAAAGCGTAAGAACTCTTCTTTTATTATCGTTGCCCATGCAATGGGGATGCTTAAGAAAAACTGTGATGTAGGAATTTACCTTGATTCAAATGGCCTCAGAATTTTTGATACCGTAGATGAGGCTATTGATCTATACAAGGGCGAAAAACCAGTGAAAAAACCGCAATCCGAAAGTGGCGCAGCTAAGCCGGCAGTGAGTGCATAA